A genome region from Vicinamibacterales bacterium includes the following:
- a CDS encoding carboxypeptidase regulatory-like domain-containing protein, whose amino-acid sequence MTRRSSPSVTTMMQARIALTLVLVLGCAAHAFAQTTYHLHSEASSTAGHAQLKTADPHAPTVAIQSIELKNLSPTAVVIKQFDTQAGVPGTAGSLASGSIVTFTIWMKKTANPGAMYPQARLRLNNDSGPLICTATGTSPLTTTLTKFIFSCEASAVQLTATDRFWVSAGIDMTGGPGNKSVKAEVHLEGTLNGNYDSYVAIPAITPPQPVLTDLSPVVGVAATSVTLTGEFFGATGTVTFNGVPGTPSNWNATSITVPVPSTATTGLVRVATTGGTSNGLTFTVVTSGALSGTVTRATTGVPIAGATVDVLQSGVVVASRTTAANGTYSVAALSSGSYDVRVAAAGLLTQVYTNVAVGAGATVRNAALDAAGTVTGRITEPDGLTGIAGASVTATGSGGAAMSTTADGTGAYTIGGLAPGTYSVEASAPAFASQAQSGVAVADAGNATVNLSLPTAAPPTVRYVYDEVGRLVAVVDTTGETARYAYDAVGNVTSISRHASSTLAVLEISPNRGPVSTVVTITGSGFSPTLSQNAVTFAGTPATVTSATATSIVTTVPSGAVTGPIAVTVGSGSDTSATNFEVTASSGAPTITSFTPAIGTTSTLVTVNGTNFAASTASNLVDFNIRRGGLNSATPAQVIASVPQLGTSGRIRVTTAFGAAISAADFYVAPPAHSPANVDLTARVSFGQPTVVTNTNTTKLQLLIYDAQAGQPVSLQFTNITDGTRSFAWRRADGTYFINGQSGGTFVDATIMPAAGTYTVELLPGTTGNRTVIVHDATEFTGTIAPGGDAVLVPIGAPGQNARLTFTGVAERQVSATLSSVTIPQSDVSVLNPDGTTLGPALVLSPSEDFMDARTLPVNGSYTVLLNPRQTHIGNASVTLHDATDTTGPIAPDGNAVVVATSIPGQNGRRTFTAAAGERVILKISGSTYATGFTCGVGVSIRDPQDVVLAADNCVAQGEQWIDAVLAPVAGTYSVYVNPMSTNIGQLTVTLFAVAADLTGTILDETAIADSLSKGQNARYTYSGTAGTRISLNVPATSISSCSTLAILNPDSSVLSSGLICPTGFREPVTLPTTGTYTVVLDPSGPAEGTFTLVLYVVSADLSGTITPGTPLPLTIEDPGQNARYTFSGTTGQRVALEIANSALGCSAVAIRNPDETVVWNTTVCPTGFSDVKILGVNGTFSVTLNPNGAAEGSATLKLTNVPADDVQSTTIGAPGGATVNTTGPGQNAAVTFSATAGQVVDIIGSNSNLGCTTFKLLRPDGSQQASTFSCGGFTFNDQTLATAGTYRVSIDPSGTTVGHVTIVVQF is encoded by the coding sequence ATGACGCGACGCTCTTCTCCGTCAGTGACAACGATGATGCAGGCGCGGATCGCTCTCACGCTCGTGCTCGTTCTTGGATGCGCCGCCCACGCTTTCGCCCAGACGACCTATCACCTGCACAGTGAAGCGTCGTCCACCGCGGGGCACGCGCAATTGAAAACAGCCGACCCCCATGCCCCGACGGTGGCGATTCAGTCGATCGAGCTGAAGAACCTCTCGCCGACTGCCGTTGTGATCAAGCAGTTCGACACGCAGGCGGGCGTTCCGGGAACCGCCGGATCGCTGGCGTCCGGTTCGATCGTGACGTTCACCATCTGGATGAAGAAGACCGCCAACCCCGGCGCGATGTACCCGCAGGCCCGTCTGCGCCTGAACAACGACAGCGGCCCGCTGATCTGCACCGCCACCGGCACGAGTCCGCTCACCACCACGCTGACGAAGTTCATCTTCTCCTGCGAGGCGAGTGCCGTGCAGCTCACCGCGACGGATCGCTTCTGGGTCTCGGCCGGCATCGACATGACCGGGGGTCCGGGGAACAAGTCCGTCAAGGCGGAAGTGCACCTCGAGGGCACTCTCAACGGCAACTACGATTCGTACGTCGCGATTCCCGCGATTACGCCGCCACAGCCCGTGCTGACCGACCTGTCTCCGGTCGTAGGCGTGGCGGCGACGTCAGTGACGCTGACCGGCGAGTTCTTCGGCGCGACCGGAACGGTGACGTTCAACGGCGTCCCCGGCACGCCATCCAACTGGAACGCGACGAGCATCACCGTGCCCGTTCCTTCCACGGCGACGACAGGGCTCGTGAGAGTCGCGACCACCGGCGGCACGAGCAACGGCCTGACGTTCACGGTCGTGACGTCCGGTGCGCTGTCGGGCACCGTCACGCGCGCGACGACGGGCGTGCCGATTGCCGGCGCGACCGTGGACGTGCTGCAGTCGGGTGTCGTGGTGGCGTCACGCACCACGGCCGCCAACGGCACGTATAGTGTGGCGGCCCTGAGCTCCGGCAGCTACGACGTGCGGGTTGCGGCGGCCGGCCTGCTGACACAGGTCTACACGAACGTGGCTGTGGGTGCCGGCGCGACGGTGCGGAATGCCGCGCTGGACGCGGCCGGAACGGTGACCGGCCGGATCACGGAGCCGGACGGGCTGACGGGAATCGCGGGCGCGTCGGTGACCGCGACGGGCAGCGGCGGAGCGGCCATGAGCACGACGGCGGACGGCACCGGCGCCTACACGATCGGCGGGCTGGCGCCCGGCACGTACTCGGTCGAAGCGTCGGCCCCCGCATTTGCCTCGCAGGCTCAGAGCGGCGTCGCGGTTGCGGACGCCGGGAATGCGACGGTGAACCTGAGTCTCCCGACTGCGGCGCCGCCGACTGTCAGGTACGTTTACGACGAGGTCGGCCGCCTCGTCGCGGTCGTGGACACCACCGGCGAGACGGCGCGATACGCCTACGACGCCGTAGGCAACGTCACGTCGATCAGCCGGCACGCCTCGAGCACTCTGGCGGTGCTGGAGATCTCGCCGAATCGAGGTCCGGTGTCGACGGTCGTGACGATTACCGGGAGCGGGTTCAGTCCGACGCTCTCGCAGAACGCGGTGACATTCGCGGGGACCCCGGCCACGGTGACCTCCGCGACGGCGACATCGATCGTGACCACGGTGCCTTCCGGCGCCGTCACCGGGCCGATCGCGGTCACCGTTGGATCCGGGTCCGATACGAGCGCGACGAACTTCGAAGTGACGGCGAGTTCCGGGGCGCCGACCATCACCTCGTTCACACCGGCGATCGGAACCACCAGCACGCTGGTCACGGTGAACGGAACGAACTTCGCGGCGTCGACGGCCAGCAACCTGGTGGATTTCAACATCAGGCGCGGCGGGTTGAACAGCGCGACGCCGGCGCAGGTGATCGCCTCGGTTCCGCAGCTGGGCACGTCGGGACGCATCCGCGTCACGACCGCCTTCGGCGCCGCCATCAGCGCCGCGGACTTCTACGTCGCTCCACCGGCGCATTCGCCCGCCAACGTCGACCTCACTGCCCGCGTGTCATTCGGGCAGCCGACGGTGGTCACGAACACGAACACGACGAAGCTGCAACTGCTGATCTATGACGCACAGGCCGGACAGCCTGTCAGCCTGCAGTTCACGAACATCACGGACGGCACCCGCAGTTTCGCGTGGCGCAGAGCGGACGGCACGTATTTCATCAACGGGCAGTCCGGGGGCACGTTCGTGGACGCGACGATCATGCCGGCGGCGGGCACCTACACGGTGGAACTGCTGCCCGGTACCACAGGCAATCGGACGGTCATCGTTCACGACGCGACCGAGTTCACCGGCACGATCGCTCCCGGCGGCGACGCCGTCCTGGTCCCGATCGGGGCACCGGGCCAGAACGCGCGCTTGACGTTTACCGGGGTCGCCGAACGGCAGGTCAGCGCGACGCTGTCCTCCGTCACGATTCCTCAGAGCGATGTGTCGGTGCTCAATCCCGACGGCACGACACTTGGCCCGGCGCTGGTTCTGAGCCCGTCCGAGGATTTCATGGATGCCAGGACGCTCCCGGTCAACGGCAGCTACACGGTGCTGCTCAACCCGCGTCAGACCCACATCGGGAACGCCAGCGTCACCCTGCACGACGCCACGGACACCACCGGCCCGATCGCGCCGGATGGGAATGCCGTGGTGGTCGCGACATCTATTCCCGGGCAGAACGGACGGCGGACGTTCACCGCCGCCGCGGGCGAACGGGTGATCCTGAAGATCTCCGGCAGCACGTACGCGACCGGGTTCACGTGCGGCGTCGGCGTGTCGATCCGCGATCCGCAGGATGTGGTGCTCGCCGCGGACAATTGCGTCGCGCAGGGCGAGCAGTGGATCGATGCGGTCCTGGCGCCGGTCGCAGGCACCTACAGCGTGTACGTGAACCCGATGTCCACCAACATCGGACAACTCACCGTCACCCTCTTCGCCGTCGCGGCGGATCTGACGGGAACGATCCTCGACGAGACGGCGATCGCCGACAGCCTGAGCAAGGGCCAGAACGCCCGGTACACGTATAGCGGCACCGCGGGGACGAGGATCAGCCTGAACGTGCCGGCGACGTCGATCTCGTCCTGCTCGACTCTCGCGATCCTGAATCCGGATTCCAGCGTGCTCTCGTCCGGCCTCATTTGTCCGACCGGGTTCCGCGAGCCGGTGACCTTGCCCACCACGGGGACCTACACCGTCGTCCTGGATCCGAGCGGCCCGGCGGAAGGCACCTTCACGCTGGTGCTCTACGTCGTGTCTGCGGATCTGTCCGGCACGATTACACCCGGCACGCCGCTCCCGCTGACCATCGAGGATCCCGGGCAGAATGCCCGTTATACGTTCAGCGGCACGACCGGTCAGCGTGTCGCGCTGGAGATCGCCAATAGCGCGCTCGGCTGCTCCGCCGTGGCGATTCGGAACCCCGACGAGACCGTCGTCTGGAACACGACGGTGTGTCCCACCGGTTTCAGCGACGTGAAGATCCTGGGCGTCAACGGCACGTTCAGCGTGACGTTGAATCCGAACGGTGCGGCGGAGGGCTCGGCAACGCTGAAGTTGACCAACGTTCCCGCTGACGACGTGCAGTCCACCACGATTGGCGCGCCTGGCGGCGCCACGGTCAACACCACGGGCCCCGGCCAGAATGCCGCGGTGACGTTCAGCGCGACGGCCGGGCAGGTGGTCGACATCATCGGCTCGAACAGCAACCTCGGCTGCACGACGTTCAAGCTGCTGCGTCCGGACGGATCGCAGCAGGCCTCTACCTTCTCGTGCGGCGGCTTCACGTTCAACGATCAGACGCTCGCCACGGCCGGCACCTACAGGGTCAGCATCGATCCGAGCGGCACCACTGTCGGCCACGTCACGATCGTGGTGCAGTTCTGA
- a CDS encoding RHS repeat-associated core domain-containing protein — protein MDAEHNLRTAVPGSLLQPRAGHTGTVLADGSVVIVGGISRNGQVISLIERFDPATGWFAPMAVSPDPALHRAWHSATLLTDGRVLITGGTSPAGDALSDALIWDPSGTPDAAAGSAPQAIALLAPRGRHHAELLPDGRVRLSGGTAASGGDRRSDEIIDPDTRISLPAGPLDTRAGLHLSASDPHAGASGVAADVRVSLRFSTAVQVRSVNDGTVRLQDETGGIVAIERVAAEAGMLLFLRPFAPLDRGRTYTLTLDGLTAPGARRLAPTVLTFTIAGERADSGGTVDDELWTPDPGAIHGWRTGREPSPWQRLPPLRAAAGVTAVSGQLLRLNGQPLPGATVRVGEARGISDRTGRFLVESVAAGRQELVIDARTASTQGRSYGVFRVGIEVKEGDTHVLPYTSWMPRIDKQNAVTIASPTTADVVLRTPSIPGLEVTLPAGTVIKDIDHKAAREVSITPIPVDRPPFPLPLGVDVPIYFTIQPGGAYLESVSSGWPAGARIVYPNYRSRRPGTDVDFWHYDPEHRGWFVYGLGTVTPDAKRIEPGPGVSIYEFTGAMVGDPNFGPAEGPPPCNECEDGDPVDLATGLFVYSKTDLALPDVLPVQLTRTYRPRDFRSRPFGMGSTHPYEMFIVGDTNPWTYVQIVLPDGARIHFPRISAGTGFSNAIYEHTATPSRFYKSRVSWNGSKVQWDLRFTDGTVYEFPEAEFAATPAEAAIVGIRDRFGNQLTFTRDSSSRLTRITSPNGRWIEFTYDPSSRISQARDNVNRTVGYEYDASGRLWKVTDAESGVTEYTYDSSHRMKTIKDPRGIVYLTNEYDLNSRVIRQTQADGSAYQFAYTTNASGVVTQTDVTDPRGILRRVTFNSSGYWLADTRAVGRPEQQATVVERQAGTNLIEKETDGLLRRTDYTYDDKGNLTSIKRLAHTATPIETTATYEPDFNQLATFTDPLDHTTTYDYTVNGTLERVTDHLGHSVTFGSNAAGQITSATDPAGTITFLYDKGDLSGFIDGAGHTTRILTDSAGRTLTRTDPLGNVTRYDYTLLNQVRQIVDPQNGGTTLTYDGNGNLRMVTDARSKVTEYTYDAMDRVETRKDPLLKMERFVYDRSGNLFQHIDRRGLASTYRYDGLNRMTSAAYADGATTAYTYDGGNRLRQVVDSVSGTTTLDYDDLDRLTSETTSRGVVTYGYDDAGRRTSMTVAGQTAISYGYDDSNRLTSITQGTSVVGFEYDDANRRTAVTLPNGVRVEYGYAGTSQIAGLTYKLGTTVLGTVTYGYDAAGRRIEMGGTWARTTLPPPLTSAVYDDANRLTQWNGTTLTYDDAGNVLSEGSRTYSWDARNRLSALGGLQPASFQYDAFGRRIGKSTGAGTTEYVYDGPQAVQELSEATPSANLLYGPGIDELLRRTSGATARWLVADGLGSALALTDPEGAVQTRYTYDAFGATSGSGEASGNASQFTGRENDGTGLYYYRARYYSPRLQRFLSEDALGLASGDPNLYAYVSNAPTNWTDPLGLGPRYPNSGTLPGHPNVPYRVDMNQQPHPNMHVKWPDGSETVVNHKGGWDPTHGGRPCAKPPKKYRNALRKVVKQFVKKAGRAVPVLGAVLLLSDVAEAAEVIRNPNSGVGDLVNIVVPYKDVGDLLRELWAPDLSGRKDP, from the coding sequence GTGGACGCCGAGCACAACCTGCGCACCGCCGTGCCCGGCAGTCTTCTGCAGCCGCGTGCCGGGCACACGGGTACGGTGCTCGCCGACGGCTCTGTCGTCATCGTCGGCGGGATCAGCCGGAACGGCCAGGTCATCTCGTTGATCGAACGCTTCGATCCAGCCACCGGCTGGTTCGCTCCGATGGCGGTGTCCCCTGATCCGGCCCTGCACCGGGCGTGGCACAGCGCGACTCTGTTGACCGACGGTCGCGTGCTGATCACGGGTGGCACGTCGCCGGCCGGCGACGCGCTGAGCGACGCACTGATTTGGGATCCCTCGGGTACGCCGGATGCGGCGGCCGGCAGCGCGCCGCAGGCCATCGCGCTGCTCGCCCCGCGCGGCCGGCATCACGCGGAGTTGCTGCCCGACGGCCGCGTACGGCTATCCGGAGGCACTGCCGCATCGGGCGGAGATCGCCGGAGCGACGAGATCATCGATCCGGACACGCGCATCTCGCTGCCTGCAGGTCCACTCGACACCCGGGCCGGTCTCCACCTGTCCGCATCGGATCCGCACGCCGGCGCGAGCGGCGTTGCCGCGGATGTGCGCGTCAGCCTGCGCTTCTCGACCGCCGTGCAGGTGCGATCCGTGAACGACGGAACCGTCCGTCTCCAGGACGAGACCGGCGGGATCGTGGCGATCGAACGCGTTGCTGCGGAGGCGGGGATGCTCCTGTTCCTCCGGCCGTTCGCGCCGCTCGACCGCGGCCGCACCTACACGCTGACGCTGGATGGCCTGACGGCACCCGGCGCGCGCCGGCTGGCGCCGACCGTACTCACGTTCACGATCGCGGGCGAGCGCGCCGACAGCGGCGGCACCGTGGACGACGAGCTGTGGACGCCGGACCCGGGCGCGATCCATGGCTGGAGAACAGGCCGGGAACCCTCGCCGTGGCAGCGCCTGCCACCGCTGAGAGCCGCCGCGGGTGTGACCGCCGTCTCGGGGCAGCTGCTTCGCCTCAATGGACAACCGCTCCCCGGTGCCACGGTGAGAGTGGGCGAGGCGAGAGGGATATCGGACCGAACGGGGCGGTTCCTGGTCGAGTCCGTCGCAGCCGGACGGCAGGAGCTCGTCATCGACGCCCGCACCGCGAGCACGCAGGGACGATCGTATGGCGTCTTCCGTGTCGGCATCGAGGTGAAAGAGGGAGACACGCACGTCCTTCCCTACACGAGCTGGATGCCGCGCATCGACAAGCAGAACGCCGTCACGATCGCATCGCCGACGACGGCGGATGTCGTCCTGCGGACGCCGAGCATTCCAGGGCTCGAGGTGACGCTGCCGGCCGGTACCGTGATCAAAGACATCGATCACAAGGCCGCGCGCGAAGTCAGCATCACGCCGATTCCGGTCGACCGGCCGCCGTTCCCGCTGCCCCTCGGCGTGGACGTGCCGATCTACTTCACCATCCAGCCCGGCGGCGCGTATCTCGAGTCCGTCAGCTCCGGCTGGCCCGCGGGCGCGCGCATCGTCTATCCGAACTACCGCTCCCGGCGGCCCGGCACTGACGTCGACTTCTGGCACTACGATCCGGAACATCGCGGATGGTTCGTGTATGGCCTCGGGACCGTCACTCCCGACGCGAAGCGTATCGAGCCAGGACCCGGCGTCTCAATCTACGAGTTCACCGGGGCCATGGTCGGCGATCCGAACTTCGGGCCCGCCGAAGGTCCGCCGCCCTGCAACGAGTGCGAGGATGGCGATCCCGTGGATCTCGCCACCGGCCTGTTCGTCTACAGCAAGACCGACCTGGCGCTGCCCGACGTGCTCCCGGTCCAGTTGACCCGGACCTACCGGCCGCGCGACTTTCGGTCGCGGCCGTTCGGCATGGGATCCACACACCCCTACGAGATGTTCATCGTGGGCGACACCAATCCGTGGACCTACGTACAGATCGTCCTGCCGGATGGCGCCAGGATTCATTTCCCGCGCATCTCGGCAGGCACCGGCTTTTCGAACGCCATCTACGAGCACACCGCGACACCGAGCCGCTTCTATAAGTCGCGCGTCTCATGGAACGGATCGAAGGTGCAATGGGATCTCCGTTTCACCGACGGCACGGTTTACGAGTTCCCCGAAGCGGAGTTCGCGGCGACCCCGGCCGAGGCGGCGATCGTCGGCATCCGAGACCGATTCGGCAATCAGCTGACGTTCACGCGTGACAGCAGCTCGCGCCTGACTCGGATCACGTCGCCGAACGGCCGCTGGATCGAGTTCACCTACGACCCGTCGAGCCGCATCAGCCAGGCCCGTGACAACGTGAACAGAACAGTCGGCTACGAGTACGACGCCAGCGGGCGGTTGTGGAAGGTGACGGACGCGGAATCGGGCGTCACTGAATATACCTATGACAGCTCGCACCGGATGAAGACGATCAAAGATCCGCGGGGAATCGTCTATCTTACGAACGAGTACGACCTGAATAGCCGCGTGATCCGGCAGACGCAGGCCGATGGCTCCGCGTACCAGTTCGCGTACACCACCAATGCGTCGGGGGTCGTCACCCAGACCGACGTGACCGATCCGCGCGGGATCCTGCGTCGCGTGACCTTCAACTCGAGCGGTTACTGGCTGGCCGACACGCGTGCGGTCGGGCGCCCCGAGCAGCAGGCGACCGTAGTGGAGCGGCAGGCCGGTACCAACCTGATCGAGAAGGAGACGGACGGGCTGCTGCGGCGCACGGACTACACCTACGACGACAAGGGCAATCTCACGAGCATCAAGCGGCTCGCACATACGGCCACGCCGATCGAGACGACAGCGACATACGAACCGGATTTCAACCAGCTCGCCACGTTCACGGATCCGCTCGATCACACGACCACCTACGATTACACGGTCAACGGAACGCTCGAGCGCGTCACCGATCATCTCGGCCACTCGGTGACATTCGGTAGCAACGCCGCCGGCCAGATCACGTCCGCCACCGACCCGGCCGGGACGATCACGTTCCTGTACGACAAGGGCGATCTTAGCGGCTTCATCGATGGTGCGGGACACACCACCCGGATTCTGACGGACAGCGCCGGGCGTACGCTGACCCGTACGGATCCACTGGGCAACGTGACGCGCTACGACTACACCCTGCTGAACCAGGTGCGACAGATTGTCGACCCTCAGAACGGCGGCACAACGCTCACCTACGATGGCAATGGAAACCTTCGTATGGTCACGGATGCGCGAAGCAAGGTGACCGAATACACCTACGACGCGATGGACCGCGTCGAAACGCGCAAGGATCCGCTTCTCAAGATGGAGCGTTTCGTCTACGACCGCTCGGGCAATCTGTTTCAGCACATCGATCGGCGGGGTCTCGCCAGCACCTACCGCTACGATGGGCTGAACCGTATGACCAGCGCCGCATACGCCGACGGCGCGACGACAGCGTACACCTATGACGGCGGCAATCGTCTACGGCAAGTCGTGGATTCCGTCAGCGGGACGACGACCCTTGATTACGACGATTTGGACAGGCTGACATCGGAAACGACGTCTCGCGGTGTGGTCACGTACGGATACGACGACGCCGGCCGCCGCACGTCCATGACGGTTGCCGGCCAGACGGCAATCAGTTACGGGTACGACGATTCGAACCGATTGACAAGCATCACGCAGGGAACCAGCGTCGTCGGCTTCGAGTACGACGACGCGAACCGACGGACCGCTGTCACGCTGCCTAACGGCGTACGCGTCGAATACGGGTATGCGGGTACTTCCCAGATTGCCGGCCTGACTTACAAACTCGGCACGACCGTCCTCGGGACAGTGACGTACGGGTACGATGCGGCGGGCCGCAGGATTGAAATGGGCGGCACGTGGGCGCGGACGACGTTACCGCCGCCGCTCACGTCCGCTGTCTACGATGACGCGAACCGGCTGACTCAGTGGAACGGAACGACCCTGACCTACGATGATGCCGGAAACGTCCTGAGTGAAGGGAGCCGGACCTACAGCTGGGATGCCCGCAATCGGCTGTCCGCGCTGGGAGGGCTGCAACCGGCAAGTTTCCAGTACGACGCATTCGGACGCCGGATCGGAAAGTCGACCGGCGCGGGGACCACCGAGTACGTGTATGACGGTCCCCAAGCGGTGCAGGAGCTCTCCGAGGCCACCCCGAGCGCGAACCTGCTGTACGGACCCGGCATCGACGAGCTGTTGCGGCGCACGAGCGGAGCGACCGCGCGATGGCTCGTCGCCGACGGCTTGGGATCTGCGCTGGCGCTGACGGATCCTGAAGGGGCGGTTCAGACGCGCTATACCTATGACGCCTTCGGCGCGACGAGCGGAAGCGGCGAGGCCAGCGGTAACGCATCGCAGTTCACGGGCCGCGAGAACGACGGCACTGGGTTGTACTACTACCGTGCACGGTACTACAGTCCTCGGCTGCAGCGGTTCCTGAGTGAGGATGCGCTTGGACTGGCGTCGGGAGATCCAAACCTGTACGCCTATGTCAGCAACGCGCCGACAAACTGGACCGATCCATTAGGCCTCGGCCCGAGGTACCCCAATTCCGGTACCCTGCCAGGCCATCCAAACGTGCCATACAGGGTGGACATGAATCAACAGCCACACCCGAATATGCACGTCAAGTGGCCGGACGGCTCGGAAACCGTGGTGAATCACAAGGGTGGCTGGGATCCGACGCACGGCGGGCGGCCTTGTGCAAAACCGCCGAAGAAATACCGTAACGCGCTTCGGAAGGTCGTCAAACAGTTCGTGAAGAAGGCGGGACGCGCCGTTCCCGTGTTGGGCGCAGTGCTGCTGCTGTCCGACGTGGCCGAAGCGGCCGAAGTGATCCGGAATCCGAATTCTGGCGTCGGAGACTTGGTGAATATTGTGGTTCCATACAAGGATGTCGGCGACCTATTGCGCGAACTCTGGGCGCCTGACCTATCTGGTAGAAAGGATCCCTGA
- a CDS encoding tetratricopeptide repeat protein — MGEDTASELYQSGRDAMDRGDFTTAVGHLQRALALRPHYKTLELLGTALRELQRPEEALVYLAAAAGLGNRQFRARYLLAEVLVGLGLTDDAIVKLEEAIELNPSYRTARELLERIRATRPEPT; from the coding sequence ATGGGCGAAGACACAGCATCTGAGCTGTACCAGTCGGGCCGGGACGCGATGGACCGAGGTGACTTCACGACCGCCGTCGGGCACCTGCAGCGCGCGCTGGCATTGCGGCCGCATTACAAAACACTGGAGCTTTTGGGCACGGCGCTTCGGGAACTCCAGCGCCCCGAGGAGGCGCTCGTCTACCTTGCCGCGGCGGCGGGACTCGGCAATCGGCAGTTTCGGGCGAGATATCTGCTGGCGGAGGTTCTCGTGGGCCTCGGACTGACCGACGATGCCATCGTCAAACTGGAAGAGGCGATAGAACTCAACCCCAGCTATCGGACAGCGCGTGAGTTGCTCGAGCGAATACGCGCCACGCGTCCGGAACCGACGTGA
- a CDS encoding di-heme oxidoredictase family protein, whose protein sequence is MTVAILGALPLATAMVIGANGHVRQESSPSPGDRLFHRVWTPVDGAGPLANAQSCAACHSSPRAGGGGPQSLVIVSPDARDPSGGQLFRQFLFRPGKAVVRQPLPNRVFRRRPPSLLGLGLLERVDAGSISALADPDDRDGDGVSGRIAADGGRFGWKARFARIETAVAAALVNELGLTNPMFRERDTPAPEVADNDVRALSAFVRTLAPPSPSRAGSEGRAEFAAFGCATCHVPRLAGIADATHAPAEPFTDLLLHDMGREGADLHEGSAAAAEFRTPPLWGITAMDGAYMHDGGAPTLDAAIRAHGGEGSSARRRYEQASVPRRAALLRFLASL, encoded by the coding sequence TTGACCGTCGCGATCCTCGGCGCGCTGCCTCTGGCAACGGCCATGGTCATTGGTGCGAACGGCCACGTGCGTCAGGAGTCCTCTCCTTCACCGGGCGACCGGCTCTTCCACCGCGTGTGGACGCCGGTCGACGGCGCCGGTCCGCTCGCCAATGCCCAGAGCTGCGCCGCGTGTCACTCGAGTCCGCGCGCCGGCGGTGGGGGCCCCCAGAGCCTGGTCATCGTCTCGCCCGACGCGAGGGATCCGAGCGGCGGGCAACTCTTTCGCCAGTTTCTGTTTCGCCCCGGGAAGGCCGTCGTGCGGCAGCCTCTGCCCAACCGGGTTTTCCGTCGCCGGCCGCCGTCGCTGCTGGGCCTGGGCCTGCTCGAACGCGTCGACGCCGGATCGATTTCGGCGCTCGCGGATCCGGATGACCGCGACGGCGACGGCGTCTCCGGCCGCATCGCCGCAGATGGTGGACGGTTTGGCTGGAAGGCGCGGTTCGCGCGTATTGAGACGGCGGTAGCGGCGGCGCTCGTGAACGAACTGGGTCTCACCAATCCCATGTTCAGGGAACGCGACACGCCGGCGCCCGAGGTCGCCGACAACGATGTGCGGGCGCTCTCGGCGTTCGTTCGGACGCTCGCGCCGCCGTCTCCTTCCCGCGCCGGCTCAGAGGGACGAGCCGAATTCGCCGCGTTCGGGTGCGCCACGTGCCACGTTCCGCGCCTCGCGGGGATTGCGGATGCCACCCACGCTCCTGCCGAGCCGTTCACGGATCTCCTCCTGCACGACATGGGACGCGAGGGCGCGGACCTGCATGAGGGCTCTGCTGCCGCCGCCGAATTCCGCACTCCCCCGCTCTGGGGCATCACGGCGATGGACGGTGCATACATGCACGACGGCGGCGCGCCAACCCTTGACGCCGCGATCCGCGCTCATGGCGGCGAAGGCTCCTCCGCCCGCCGGCGCTACGAGCAGGCGTCCGTCCCGCGCCGCGCGGCGCTCCTCCGCTTCCTGGCCTCGCTCTGA